Within Malus domestica chromosome 04, GDT2T_hap1, the genomic segment AAACcaaatttcttctcattttgggcacATAGAGCACATCTTTtaattgtaaaacaaaaccaGAAGTCAGTTTCAGATTGACTATCCCTATGGAATGCACTGCAACCTTAGTCCCTTCCCTAACATAGACATGATACAAAGCATTTccaatttccttttgtttttgaaaacctTTCAAAGAGTTAGTTATGTGTACTAAGCATCCAGTATCAAACCACCAAGAGTTAACAGATACTTCACAAAGATTTGACTCAACACAGACATGTACTAGTTCTTTCTCTTTGCTCTTAACATAATCTTTAAAAATTTCACAATTAACTTTTAAATGCCCTTTAGTCttgcactaaaaacacttaagttTAGACACATCTTTAGGTTTAGCTTtaaaattgatagattttatgGGGGAATCATTTACTTTAGCAGATATATTGAATTTGTTAGAATTTTTAGTGAATTTAGAATTCTTACTAGGACCAGAAGAGCCACCATTGTTGAatgctctcttctctcttccagATTGCACATAGTTTGCTTCTTCAATCTCCTTGCCTTTCTCTTGCTTTTGTCGGGCTTCTTCTTGCATACATTGTGCAATTAGTTCATCTATATCCCAGCTTTTCTCTTGTGTATTATTGGAGACTTTCACCTGACCATACTTTGTGGGGAAGGCTTGAAGGATCATAAACACAAGCTGCTTCTCTCCAATGTTTACATCCATGGAATTCAACTTTTCGGCAGCATCTGTCATTTTCATTATATGATCTTTTATAAAGCCAGTACCTTCAATTTTTTAAGTAGTGAGCAAGGACATGTATTGGCTCACTTCTGCCTTCTCAGACTCtttaaatttcttttcaattgcAGCCAAATAGTCCACAGCCAGTTCTGGTTTCTTGATTCCTCCTCTGATGGTATCAGACATCCCAGCTTCTAAGATGGAAAGTGCTACTTTGTTGGCCCCTGTCCACCTCTCAAAATCTGATCTCTCTACCCTGGTGCTTTGATCACTTATGACAGGCCTAGGATTATCAATTGCTATATCAAACTCATTAAGAGTCAATAGTAAATTGATATCCCTTCTCCACTTCTTGTAGTTGCCACCTGTAAGGATCGGAATATTTGCCAAGTTTAAGCTCCTCATCGATATTGCAGACATTGATGAACATGAAATCACCATATGAACATTTAGAGTTCTGATTTCGTTTTCACAGTCTATTGCACATCAAAGCTTTATAACCAATATCCATATATACAATCTTAACAACAAACAGTTGATAGGCGCATATAGGATCAAGGGTTTCAAGATAAACCATGGACCGATCACCATGTAATCAGGAACAACCATCTTTTTGTACTGATTTGTTCCATGCATCTCAGTTCATGGTTTTGATAGCACCAGTAAGTTTGCAAAAATTCGAACCAAATATATTTCTTATAAATGATCATTTTAACATGCTAAAATTCCAAGAAATTGCAATCATATTTTAAAAATGACATTATTCATGTTAATCAAAAGATCATTTTACAAGattcatataaatttttattttatatgataTTCATATTGCTAATCCGAGTTTTGAAGATCACATACCTTTTAAAGAGACAAACATCAATACCCAGCAGCGAAAACATTTTGGACAAATATTGAGCACTCAACAACGAGGTTTGATTTACTCGGATTGATGATGAATGGGTCGGGATTAAAGGAACAAGATAAAGTCTTCCTTCCTAAAAGaacaaacccagaaaacccCAAAAAACAGAACAAATTTCGAATACCAACAGTCATAATATTCTAACTAACCTTATTTTACCAAAAACGCACTGTTTAGGAATAAAAAATGTTGTGAGACCTAGAACCGGCTTCGAAACCTTTTATGGTGAttttcaatgttttttttttttaatgtttcaaTCGACCTTGCTTGATTGAATTTAAGAACTTAAACctaaggctctgataccacatgtaaacTTATATCGCCAAGAACAagattaagtcgcataaatcaCAAACAAGAAAGCATGAAAAACTCTTAAACAAATATGTAAAGAACTTTGCAATACCACTGACCTGATGGACTGCCATTGGAAGACGCCATAGCTACTGCCATTCAATCTCAGTGCATTGCAATCCTTCTCCTCTCTGTTAGACGAATCTATGCTCTAACCAAGAATAGGACTTAGTTCTTAATCAAACGCGCATCTGTGAGAGCAGAGGTCACAATATATATAGACATATATCTCTCCTAATCCAATAAGGATTCCCTATTAAAATCCCTGCATGAAACAACTTATGTCTCCTAATCCACATTAGTTCACCACTATGATAGACTCCCCTATCAACAAGAACTCACATTCATCTTCCTATAAGGCTTTCTTATACTAATTGGTCCAAATAGCTAATACTAGTTCACTGAAAACTCATGTTCATATTCTTACAATGGTATGCTTATTCCTTCATTTGGGTTAACACAACACCCAAAAACGTAAATTTGTCTTCCACTTCTTCTAAATGTAATTTTTCATATTTCTATTCCATTATGATTTGTTCAATTCGTTGAATTTTGAAATCACTTGatgaaataaaatttccaaAACATGTTAAAAGAGTGTAATTTTACGCGTCCAATTCGAGTTTAAAAACAACATTTATATTCATAGTGTATGTTTTGTTCAGTAGATAAACAAGTGTGGATGAGCTTGATTATGTCGAATTGAATGCTTTAGTGCCCACCACCTATTTGATAAAAGATGTCAGAGAAGCATGCCCGCGCACACGGTTTTATGggtaatttttctttgttctgCGTTTTTGTGTTTATGGATTTGGAATTTTACGGGTGAAACATTGAAGAATCAAATGTTATTTGAACTCTGGTATCAATAACTATTATGTACCGATTTGAATAGTGGGAAACAGCACAATATTTCATAAATTTTTGTAAGTGCACTAATATCGATCCAAAGCCGCATGGGCTACCTGTGTGGTCAAATCTTTTGATATAACAATCTACTCAACGTTTTCAATGTAAATAGCATTAAACTTTTGTAAcaccatgttttatatattttaaacatAATCTTTCGTATAATTTTCAATCCCGCAGCAACACACGGACATAATTTCTAGTATCTACAAATCACCGGCTGGTCCGCCAGTTGCGGCCAACAAAGCATTGGAACTCCAGCCCAAATTCCCTCAGGGATCGAGTTCACCTCACTGTGGGTCAAAAACCCTCCCACGGCTTTGTGGGCTAGGACCTCTTCTTGTGGAACCCATTCCACTATAAACCCTCTCTTTTGTACCAACCTCAAGCTTTACTGGAATGACAAGCTCTCCTTGCTCACCACGAAGCTTATCTAATCGCACCGCCCACAGAAATTGCCTGCCACTGTTGACCAAACCATGCCAAAATTCTAACAATTGTTCTTGTGTCAGCTTCACCATGCTGCCAAAGCTAACAAAATAACGGATCCTGGtcatgagaaatttttcattatgCTCGTAAGATAAATGGTACATGACATATCGTTATATAAGTAGAGGaaagttttactttttaaggtgttaattttttaacacaaataTTTCACCACTTGTACAAGTGATGTACCAGCCCATATGTGTTCCgggcacattaaaaaatctctcatacaATGATGATCTTTTTGGCACAAAGACGCGGCCAAAGATGATAAGTCGCTCCCGACACGAGATTTGAAGAGAGCGTGGAGAGGTCTGTTTGTGTAAACTTGGGGAAAACGAATGGCGATGTGGAAATGTGTAGAGGTTTCGAGGTCGTCGAAGGTGTTGATTATGAGAGCTATAACTCGAGTAATGGCTTGCGACGTCTCTTCCATGAAGAATTTGAAAACAGGGTAACTCCTTAAATCCCTTATTCAATTTAGAATAATTGTCATAGTAACTTTAAGATattatttgacataatatcttgaaTTACTCCACCAATTTCACCATATATGACCAGCCATTCCCAACCCTAGTGGACGGCCACCTTTCTAGAAGTACCTTACTTATTTCACTAAAATGTTAAGTtatttgctacccacaaactcctaaaATTATATTCTTTTCAGAATACTAACTTTgacatcggagattcttcgatCAAAGACCTTCTTCCCACCCCTAacaaattcatcgtgggcgcatgaggcttttGACCTTAATTgaaggtgttattattttacagatgcattttcgtcaaagcaAGAGACGgcaaaaatttgcatccacaattctGATCTATATCTACAACTATTGAGCAAAGTAATTAAaatgagcttttttttttttttctttttatgcatatgtatatgtatagcttttaagcaaggtctaaaatatcgatgatatcggaaatatcgttaatccaaaaacacggaaatttcgatggaaatatcgagatatta encodes:
- the LOC108173212 gene encoding uncharacterized protein yields the protein MASSNGSPSDCENEIRTLNVHMVISCSSMSAISMRSLNLANIPILTGGNYKKWRRDINLLLTLNEFDIAIDNPRPVISDQSTRVERSDFERWTGANKVALSILEAGMSDTIRGGIKKPELAVDYLAAIEKKFKESEKAEVSQYMSLLTT